One stretch of Pseudomonas fragi DNA includes these proteins:
- a CDS encoding ABC transporter permease subunit: MSNSPSTTEVDQSLLYPSPYKEFWHAFSRNKGAVAGLIFMCIIVFCAIFAPWVAPHSPSEQYRDFLLTPPVWLEGGQWQFLLGTDELGRDLLSRLIEGSRLSLLIGLSSVVISLIPGVILGLIAGFFPRFMGPGIMRLMDIMLALPSLLLAVAIVAILGPGLINTVIAIAVVSLPSYVRLTRAAVMGELNRDYVTAARLAGASLPRLMFITVLPNCMAPLIVQATLSFSSAILDAAALGFLGLGVQPPTPEWGTMLASARDYIERAWWVVSLPGLTILLSVLAINLMGDGLRDALDPKLKNAA; encoded by the coding sequence ATGAGTAACTCCCCAAGCACGACCGAAGTGGATCAAAGCCTGCTTTATCCATCGCCTTACAAAGAGTTCTGGCACGCCTTCTCCCGCAACAAGGGCGCCGTCGCGGGCCTGATTTTCATGTGCATCATTGTGTTCTGCGCGATCTTCGCGCCGTGGGTCGCCCCCCATAGCCCGAGCGAGCAATACCGCGACTTCCTGCTGACCCCGCCGGTGTGGCTGGAGGGCGGCCAGTGGCAATTTTTGCTGGGCACCGACGAGTTAGGTCGTGACCTGCTGTCACGACTGATCGAAGGCTCGCGCCTGTCGCTGCTGATCGGTTTGTCGTCGGTAGTGATCTCGCTGATTCCGGGCGTGATCCTGGGCCTGATTGCCGGGTTTTTCCCGCGTTTTATGGGCCCGGGCATCATGCGGTTGATGGACATCATGCTGGCCCTGCCGTCCCTGCTGCTGGCTGTGGCGATTGTCGCCATCCTCGGCCCTGGCCTGATCAACACCGTGATCGCCATTGCCGTGGTCTCGCTGCCGTCCTATGTACGTCTGACCCGTGCCGCCGTGATGGGTGAACTGAACCGCGACTATGTAACCGCTGCCCGCCTGGCCGGTGCCAGCCTGCCGCGCCTGATGTTTATCACCGTGCTGCCCAACTGCATGGCACCGCTGATCGTGCAGGCCACCCTGAGTTTCTCCTCGGCGATCCTCGACGCTGCAGCCCTGGGCTTCCTCGGCCTTGGCGTGCAACCGCCAACCCCGGAGTGGGGCACCATGCTGGCCTCGGCCCGCGACTATATCGAACGTGCGTGGTGGGTCGTGAGCCTGCCCGGCTTGACCATTTTGCTCAGCGTGCTGGCAATCAACCTGATGGGCGACGGTCTGCGCGATGCGCTGGACCCGAAACTCAAAAACGCCGCCTGA
- a CDS encoding peptide chain release factor 3 has translation MTNQAAEVAKRRTFAIISHPDAGKTTITEKLLLMGKAIAVAGTVKSRKSDRHATSDWMEMEKQRGISITTSVMQFPYRDNMINLLDTPGHEDFSEDTYRTLTAVDSALMVLDGGKGVEPRTIALMDVCRLRDTPIVSFINKLDRDIRDPIELLDEIEAVLKIKAAPITWPIGCYRDFKGVYHLADDYIIVYTAGHGHERTETKIIEKLDSDEARAHLGDEYDRFVDQLELVQGACHEFNQQEFLDGQLTPVFFGTALGNFGVDHVLDAVVDWAPKPLARVANERTVEPVEEKFTGFVFKIQANMDPKHRDRIAFMRICSGKYEKGMKMRHVRTGKDVRIGDALTFFSSEREQLEEAFAGDIIGLHNHGTIQIGDTFTEGESLSFTGIPHFAPELFRRVRLRDPLKSKQLRQGLQQLAEEGATQVFFPERSNDIILGAVGVLQFDVVASRLKEEYKVECSYEPITVYSARWIDCDDKKKLEEFSVKAVENLAVDGGGHLTYLAPTRVNLALMEERWPDVKFRATREHH, from the coding sequence ATGACCAACCAGGCCGCCGAAGTCGCGAAACGCCGCACTTTCGCCATTATTTCCCACCCCGATGCGGGTAAGACCACCATCACCGAAAAGCTCTTGCTGATGGGTAAGGCGATTGCTGTCGCCGGTACGGTGAAATCGCGAAAGTCCGACCGCCATGCCACCTCCGACTGGATGGAAATGGAGAAGCAACGGGGTATTTCGATTACCACGTCGGTCATGCAATTCCCGTATCGCGACAACATGATCAACCTGCTCGACACCCCGGGCCACGAAGACTTCTCCGAAGACACCTACCGCACATTGACGGCGGTCGACTCGGCGCTGATGGTCCTCGACGGCGGTAAGGGTGTTGAGCCTCGTACCATCGCCCTGATGGACGTTTGTCGTCTGCGTGACACGCCTATCGTCAGCTTTATCAACAAACTCGACCGCGACATTCGCGACCCGATCGAGTTGCTGGACGAGATCGAAGCAGTCCTGAAAATCAAGGCAGCGCCGATCACCTGGCCGATCGGCTGCTACCGTGATTTCAAGGGTGTTTACCACCTGGCGGACGACTACATCATTGTCTACACCGCCGGTCACGGTCACGAACGCACCGAAACCAAGATCATCGAAAAACTCGATTCCGACGAAGCCCGCGCGCATCTGGGTGACGAGTACGATCGTTTTGTTGACCAGTTGGAGCTGGTTCAGGGCGCTTGCCATGAATTCAACCAGCAGGAGTTCCTGGATGGTCAGTTGACCCCGGTGTTCTTCGGTACGGCACTGGGCAACTTTGGTGTTGACCACGTGCTCGACGCGGTAGTGGACTGGGCGCCGAAGCCGTTGGCCCGTGTTGCCAACGAGCGCACGGTCGAGCCGGTAGAAGAGAAATTCACCGGTTTTGTGTTCAAGATCCAGGCGAACATGGACCCAAAACACCGCGACCGCATCGCCTTTATGCGCATTTGCTCGGGCAAGTACGAAAAGGGCATGAAAATGCGCCATGTGCGCACCGGCAAGGACGTGCGTATCGGCGATGCCCTGACGTTCTTCTCCTCCGAGCGTGAACAGCTCGAAGAGGCCTTTGCGGGCGATATCATCGGTTTGCACAACCACGGCACCATCCAGATCGGTGATACCTTCACCGAGGGTGAGAGCCTGAGCTTTACCGGTATCCCGCACTTTGCCCCGGAACTGTTCCGTCGCGTGCGCCTGCGCGACCCGCTCAAGTCCAAGCAATTGCGCCAGGGCTTGCAGCAACTGGCCGAAGAGGGCGCCACCCAGGTGTTCTTCCCGGAGCGCAGCAACGACATCATTCTGGGCGCCGTGGGTGTGCTGCAGTTCGACGTGGTCGCCAGCCGCTTGAAGGAAGAATACAAAGTGGAATGCTCCTACGAGCCGATCACCGTGTACTCGGCGCGCTGGATTGATTGCGACGATAAGAAGAAGCTTGAAGAGTTCAGCGTCAAGGCGGTGGAAAACCTGGCTGTGGACGGTGGTGGTCACCTGACCTACCTGGCCCCGACTCGCGTTAACCTGGCGTTGATGGAAGAACGCTGGCCGGATGTGAAATTCCGCGCAACCCGCGAGCATCACTAA
- a CDS encoding bacteriocin immunity protein, translating into MELKSSFSEYTEAEFLVFMKEIFQENVAETDEHLDKLLEHFEKITEHPEGTDLIYYAASDLDSTPEAITKKVSEWRAANGKPGFKPA; encoded by the coding sequence ATGGAGCTGAAAAGCAGTTTCTCAGAGTATACGGAAGCCGAGTTCTTGGTGTTTATGAAAGAAATATTCCAGGAGAACGTTGCTGAAACTGATGAGCACCTTGACAAACTTCTGGAGCATTTTGAAAAGATCACTGAGCATCCTGAAGGGACAGATCTTATCTACTATGCCGCATCTGATTTGGACAGCACGCCAGAAGCTATAACCAAGAAAGTCAGTGAGTGGCGAGCCGCCAACGGTAAGCCTGGCTTCAAACCGGCTTAA
- a CDS encoding peptide ABC transporter ATP-binding protein: MTVVLTARDLTRHYEVSRGMFKGHALVRALNGVSFELEAGKTLAVVGESGCGKSTLARALTLIEEPSSGSLKIAGQEVAGANKAERKQLRKDVQMVFQSPYASLNPRQKIGDQLAEPLLINTKLNASERREKVQAMMKQVGLRPEHYQRYPHMFSGGQRQRIALARAMMLQPKVLVADEPTSALDVSIQAQVLNLFMDLQQEFNTAYVFISHNLAVVRHVADTVLVMYLGRPVEMGPKEEIYTRPLHPYTQALLSATPTIHPDPLKPKIKIVGELPNPLNPPSGCAFHKRCPYATELCSTVEPALRVLDNRQVACHHAEQFLQS, translated from the coding sequence ATGACTGTTGTTCTTACCGCCCGCGACCTAACCCGTCACTACGAAGTGTCCCGTGGCATGTTCAAAGGCCATGCCCTGGTGCGCGCACTTAACGGCGTGTCATTTGAACTGGAAGCCGGCAAAACCCTGGCCGTGGTGGGCGAGTCCGGTTGTGGCAAGTCCACCCTGGCCCGCGCCTTGACCCTGATTGAAGAACCGTCCTCGGGCTCGTTGAAAATTGCCGGGCAAGAAGTCGCCGGGGCCAACAAAGCCGAGCGCAAGCAACTGCGCAAAGACGTACAGATGGTGTTCCAGAGCCCCTACGCCTCGCTCAACCCACGGCAGAAAATCGGCGACCAGTTGGCTGAACCGCTATTGATCAACACCAAACTGAACGCCAGCGAACGTCGCGAAAAAGTCCAGGCCATGATGAAACAGGTTGGCTTGCGCCCCGAGCATTACCAGCGCTACCCGCATATGTTCTCGGGCGGCCAGCGCCAGCGTATCGCCCTGGCCCGGGCCATGATGCTGCAACCCAAGGTGCTGGTGGCGGATGAACCGACCTCGGCGCTGGACGTATCGATCCAGGCGCAGGTGCTCAACCTGTTTATGGATTTGCAGCAAGAGTTCAACACTGCCTACGTGTTTATCTCGCACAACCTGGCGGTGGTGCGGCATGTGGCTGACACGGTACTGGTGATGTACCTGGGCCGCCCGGTAGAAATGGGCCCCAAGGAAGAGATCTACACCCGGCCGCTGCACCCCTACACCCAGGCACTGCTGTCGGCCACCCCGACCATCCACCCGGACCCGCTCAAGCCGAAGATCAAGATCGTCGGCGAGCTGCCCAACCCGCTGAACCCGCCATCGGGTTGCGCCTTCCACAAGCGCTGCCCGTATGCCACGGAGCTGTGCAGCACAGTCGAGCCGGCGTTGCGGGTGCTCGATAACCGCCAGGTTGCGTGCCATCACGCGGAGCAGTTTTTACAGAGCTAA
- a CDS encoding glycine betaine ABC transporter substrate-binding protein — protein sequence MKKISFLLGCILLCAGIAQAAEKPLIRIGARVFTEQTLLAEITSQYLNSKGYNAQVTGGLGSSLARSAHESGQLDMVWEYTGVSLVAYNHITDKLDSQQSYDRVKEVDAKKGLIWLHPSKFSNTYALALPQKVAEEFPGINSVSDLNKALREPENKKALVALDTEFANRSDGLLGMVKLYDLDLTRRNIRQMDAGLVYTALKNGQVFAGLVYTTDGRLSAFNLKLLDDDLHYFPDYTAAPVVRKEYLDAHPELEGLLKPLADLFDDETMRQLNARVDVDHESPSKVAADFLRQHPLN from the coding sequence ATGAAAAAAATTAGCTTTTTACTAGGCTGCATCCTGCTGTGTGCAGGAATTGCACAGGCCGCCGAAAAACCCTTGATTCGCATTGGGGCGCGGGTGTTTACCGAGCAAACCCTGCTCGCGGAAATCACTTCGCAATACCTCAACAGCAAGGGCTACAACGCCCAGGTGACTGGCGGGCTGGGCAGCAGCCTGGCGCGCTCGGCCCATGAGTCCGGGCAACTGGACATGGTGTGGGAATACACTGGTGTTTCGCTGGTGGCCTACAACCACATCACCGACAAGCTGGACAGCCAGCAATCCTACGACCGGGTAAAAGAGGTCGATGCAAAAAAGGGACTGATCTGGCTGCACCCGTCCAAGTTCAGCAACACCTATGCCCTGGCTCTGCCGCAAAAGGTGGCTGAGGAGTTCCCGGGCATCAACAGCGTCAGCGACCTGAACAAGGCCCTGCGCGAACCGGAAAACAAAAAAGCGCTGGTGGCCCTGGACACCGAGTTTGCCAACCGCTCCGACGGTTTGCTGGGCATGGTCAAGCTGTATGACCTGGACCTGACCCGTCGCAATATCCGTCAGATGGACGCAGGCCTGGTCTACACCGCCCTGAAAAACGGCCAGGTGTTTGCCGGCCTGGTCTACACCACGGACGGTCGCCTGAGCGCCTTCAACCTGAAGCTGCTCGACGACGACCTGCATTACTTCCCGGACTACACCGCCGCCCCGGTGGTACGCAAAGAGTACCTGGACGCCCACCCGGAACTCGAAGGTCTGCTCAAGCCGCTGGCGGACCTGTTTGACGACGAAACCATGCGCCAGCTCAACGCCCGGGTCGACGTTGACCACGAAAGCCCGTCCAAAGTCGCCGCAGATTTCCTGCGCCAGCATCCACTGAACTGA
- a CDS encoding ABC transporter permease → MEFLNAFSHMDWSQVLHLTLQHISLVGIAVILAILIGVPLGVLMTRFPSLAGPLQASATVLLTIPSIALFGLLLPFYSKFGQGLGPMPAITAVFLYSLLPIMRNTFLALTGVEPGIREAARGIGMTFSQRLRMVELPIAVPVILAGVRTAVVMNIGVMTIAATIGAGGLGVLILAAISRSDMSMLIVGAVLVSVLAIIADLLLQWLQRSLTPKGLLK, encoded by the coding sequence ATGGAATTTTTAAACGCCTTTTCCCACATGGACTGGTCGCAGGTCCTGCATTTGACCCTACAGCACATCAGCCTGGTCGGCATCGCGGTGATCCTCGCGATCCTCATCGGCGTGCCGCTGGGCGTGCTGATGACGCGCTTCCCGTCACTGGCCGGCCCGCTGCAGGCCAGCGCCACGGTGCTGTTGACCATTCCGTCGATCGCCCTGTTCGGCCTGCTGCTGCCGTTCTACTCCAAGTTCGGCCAGGGCCTGGGCCCGATGCCGGCCATTACCGCCGTGTTCCTGTACTCGCTGCTGCCGATCATGCGCAACACCTTCCTCGCCCTCACCGGCGTGGAACCGGGGATTCGCGAAGCGGCCCGCGGCATCGGCATGACCTTCAGCCAGCGCCTGCGCATGGTTGAACTGCCGATTGCCGTACCGGTGATCCTGGCCGGTGTGCGCACCGCCGTGGTGATGAACATCGGGGTAATGACCATCGCTGCCACCATCGGTGCTGGCGGTCTGGGTGTACTTATTCTTGCTGCAATCAGCCGTAGCGACATGTCGATGCTGATCGTCGGCGCCGTGTTGGTCAGTGTTCTGGCCATCATCGCCGACCTGCTTCTGCAATGGCTGCAACGCTCGCTGACTCCAAAAGGACTGCTCAAATGA
- a CDS encoding betaine/proline/choline family ABC transporter ATP-binding protein (Members of the family are the ATP-binding subunit of ABC transporters for substrates such as betaine, L-proline or other amino acids, choline, carnitine, etc. The substrate specificity is best determined from the substrate-binding subunit, rather than this subunit, as it interacts with the permease subunit and not with substrate directly.): protein MIELQNLSKTFQSNGKDVKAVDSVSLTVNEGEICVFLGPSGCGKSTTLKMINRLIKPTSGKILINGEDTTDLDPVTLRRNIGYVIQQIGLFPNMTIEENITVVPRLLGWDKQKCHERARELMSMIKLEPKQYLHRYPRELSGGQQQRIGVIRALAADAPLLLMDEPFGAVDPINREMIQNEFFEMQRALNKTVIMVSHDIDEAIKLGDKIAIFRGGKLLQMDHPDTLLAHPADDFVSNFVGQDSTLKRLLLVKAEDAADNAPSVSPETPVAEALELMDELDRRYVVVTCADNKALGYVRRRDLHRQSGTCGQYLREFNATAAYDEHLRILLSRMYEFNRSWLPVMDAERVFLGEVTQESIAAYLSSGRSRGAKTSIVSPADIALA from the coding sequence ATGATCGAACTTCAAAACCTCAGCAAAACTTTCCAAAGCAACGGTAAAGACGTCAAAGCCGTGGACTCGGTAAGCCTGACCGTCAACGAAGGCGAAATCTGCGTGTTCCTCGGGCCTTCGGGTTGCGGCAAAAGCACCACGTTGAAAATGATCAACCGCCTGATCAAGCCCACCTCGGGCAAGATCCTGATCAACGGCGAAGACACCACCGACCTCGACCCGGTGACCCTGCGTCGCAATATCGGTTATGTGATCCAGCAGATCGGTCTGTTCCCCAATATGACCATCGAGGAGAACATCACCGTGGTGCCGCGCCTGTTGGGCTGGGACAAGCAAAAGTGCCATGAGCGTGCCCGCGAACTGATGAGCATGATCAAACTCGAACCCAAGCAGTACCTGCATCGCTACCCGCGTGAGCTGTCCGGTGGCCAGCAACAACGTATCGGCGTGATTCGCGCCCTGGCCGCCGATGCGCCGTTGCTGTTGATGGATGAACCCTTTGGCGCGGTCGACCCGATCAACCGTGAAATGATCCAGAACGAATTCTTCGAGATGCAACGTGCGCTGAACAAGACCGTGATCATGGTCAGCCACGACATCGACGAAGCCATCAAGCTGGGTGACAAGATCGCCATCTTCCGTGGCGGCAAGCTGCTGCAGATGGATCACCCGGACACCCTGCTGGCCCACCCGGCGGACGACTTCGTGAGCAACTTTGTCGGCCAGGACAGCACCCTGAAACGTCTGCTGCTGGTAAAAGCAGAAGACGCTGCGGACAACGCACCGTCGGTGAGCCCGGAAACCCCGGTGGCCGAAGCGCTGGAGCTGATGGACGAACTGGACCGCCGCTATGTGGTGGTCACCTGTGCCGACAACAAGGCACTGGGCTATGTGCGTCGTCGCGACCTGCATCGCCAGAGCGGCACCTGTGGCCAGTACCTGCGTGAATTCAACGCCACGGCAGCGTATGACGAACACTTGCGCATCTTGCTGTCGCGCATGTACGAGTTCAACCGTTCGTGGCTGCCGGTGATGGATGCCGAGCGGGTGTTCCTGGGTGAAGTGACCCAGGAATCGATTGCCGCCTACCTGAGCTCGGGCCGTTCCCGGGGGGCCAAGACCAGTATTGTGTCGCCGGCGGATATCGCGCTGGCCTGA
- a CDS encoding ABC transporter permease has product MANRYGKGLIGCAVVIALLALLVHWIGISTIEHYQDDLLFYLQAHLYLVLASMFAALLVGIPAGIFLSRPSMAGRAERFMQVFNIGNTVPPLAVLAIALGFLGIGSGPAIFALFLASLLPIVRNTYEGLKNVQGSLKEAAVGIGMTPRQVLWRVELPNAVPIIMGGVRVALAINVGTAPLAFLIGANSLGSLIFPGIALNNQPQLILGAACTALLALLLDGLVILVSRRWLERGLRPA; this is encoded by the coding sequence ATGGCGAATCGCTATGGAAAAGGGCTTATAGGATGTGCGGTAGTTATCGCGCTTCTGGCCCTGTTGGTCCACTGGATCGGCATCAGCACTATCGAACACTATCAAGATGATTTGTTGTTCTACCTGCAAGCCCACCTGTACCTGGTACTCGCTTCAATGTTCGCGGCCCTCCTTGTAGGGATACCTGCCGGCATTTTCCTCAGCCGACCTTCAATGGCCGGACGTGCGGAACGCTTCATGCAAGTCTTCAACATCGGCAACACCGTGCCTCCTCTGGCCGTACTGGCCATCGCCCTGGGCTTCCTCGGCATCGGCAGCGGGCCTGCCATCTTCGCCCTGTTTCTCGCCTCGTTGCTGCCCATTGTGCGCAACACTTATGAAGGCCTGAAAAACGTCCAGGGCTCACTCAAGGAAGCCGCCGTCGGCATCGGCATGACCCCGCGCCAGGTGCTGTGGCGGGTCGAGCTACCCAATGCCGTGCCCATCATCATGGGCGGTGTGCGCGTGGCACTGGCGATCAACGTCGGTACCGCCCCCCTGGCGTTCCTGATCGGCGCCAACAGCCTGGGCAGCCTGATTTTCCCCGGCATCGCCCTTAACAATCAGCCGCAACTGATCCTTGGCGCGGCCTGTACTGCGCTGCTGGCATTGCTGCTCGACGGCCTGGTGATACTGGTCAGCCGCCGGTGGTTGGAACGCGGTCTGCGACCTGCTTAA
- a CDS encoding ABC transporter ATP-binding protein: MSLLEIKNLNVRFGDASAVPVVDGLSLSVDKGEVLAIVGESGSGKSVTMMALMGLIEHPGIVTADALTFDGKNMLTLSARQRRQIVGKDMAMVFQDPMTALNPSYTVGFQIEEVLRLHLKMSGKAARKRAIELLEKVEIPGAASRMDAYPHQLSGGMSQRVAIAMAIAGEPKLLIADEPTTALDVTIQAQIMDLLLSLQREQNMGLVLITHDLAVVAETAQRVCVMYAGQAVEVGNVPGLFDVPAHPYSEALLAAIPEHSMGAARLSTLPGIVPGRYDRPKGCLLSPRCPYVQEQCRQQRPALEQQAHSQVRCFFPLNQEVA, encoded by the coding sequence ATGTCACTGTTAGAAATCAAGAATCTCAACGTGCGCTTTGGCGACGCCAGCGCCGTCCCCGTAGTCGACGGCCTGAGCCTGTCGGTGGATAAAGGCGAAGTCCTGGCGATTGTCGGCGAGTCGGGGTCGGGCAAGTCCGTGACCATGATGGCGTTGATGGGCCTGATCGAGCACCCCGGTATCGTCACCGCCGACGCCCTGACCTTCGATGGCAAGAACATGCTGACCCTCAGCGCCCGTCAACGTCGGCAGATCGTCGGCAAAGACATGGCGATGGTCTTCCAGGACCCCATGACCGCGCTGAACCCCAGCTACACCGTGGGCTTCCAGATCGAAGAAGTGCTGCGCCTGCACCTGAAAATGTCCGGTAAGGCGGCGCGCAAACGTGCGATCGAGCTGCTGGAAAAAGTTGAAATCCCGGGAGCCGCCAGCCGTATGGATGCCTACCCGCACCAATTGTCGGGCGGTATGAGCCAGCGCGTGGCAATTGCCATGGCCATCGCCGGAGAACCCAAACTGCTGATTGCCGACGAACCGACCACCGCCCTGGACGTGACCATCCAGGCGCAGATCATGGACCTGCTGCTCAGCCTGCAACGGGAGCAGAACATGGGCCTGGTGCTGATCACCCACGACCTCGCCGTGGTAGCCGAAACCGCCCAGCGGGTATGCGTGATGTACGCCGGCCAGGCCGTGGAAGTGGGCAACGTGCCGGGGCTGTTTGATGTACCGGCGCACCCGTACAGCGAGGCGCTGCTGGCCGCGATCCCGGAACACAGCATGGGCGCTGCCCGTCTGTCGACCTTGCCCGGCATCGTGCCCGGCCGCTATGACCGGCCCAAAGGCTGCCTGCTGTCACCGCGCTGCCCGTATGTACAAGAACAATGCCGTCAACAACGTCCTGCGCTGGAGCAACAGGCTCACAGCCAGGTGCGCTGCTTCTTCCCCTTGAATCAGGAGGTGGCGTAA
- a CDS encoding S-type pyocin domain-containing protein codes for MPNDVDKYLGPHRKIGPDSYELAPYPIVGKWESDIKFGGGYNSWGLNEGPRRGEGGPSNIHEVAKPNVVAEFMNEQIHNQADIDGDYIARFKNLLGDIGRELQERKLLAQGAKTHGAADSAVIDQQVALELIESKRQQYTSIAPDIYGLYGQSPYFLMTLLSSQKINDFFNRDNGSNPRESFMALFAQFDHVYKSAMALKVLALSTDMLAGKLAELAQQVERMQGAANDAAAYQRLGIINQEQAIHAQQLPQFLHTEFVTAAGSVAGMTASEALSHFKETLTSMAASKTAEIKPVSAAPPLSRGGITINFPAENPKIKAPLSKPELEALNELVYLQTHTNLGTKWLSYHDALLKAESARHLAITGNSFGGLAERAKRIEHTIRKANTFSAPGPSSATSPLLVTSAGTVAVIDAAAVTLQAAVRSAISALSGLVAGTASGLLVGVSALVYSPKLANGELPERYAFSTPLSDLAPGLKDDLSTIAAANGNVDLPVRISSKTAADGQSEVFVALADGITVPSKVRVVAATFNAQQNVYSVTTEDVPPRTLTWTPIVDPGSSSTTSPAEQPVPTVYTGATVTPVTGRIDAFPGLAEAGFNDFITVFPASSGLPPLYVMFRDPREDAGVATGMGQPVTGIWLGTAAQGEGAPVPSQIADQLRGREFKNFKAFREAFWVEVTKDPVLSQQFIAPNRARMSIGKAAKTRKTDAVGKRSTFEIHHVHEVAKGGDIYNVENMLILTPKRHLDIHKGAK; via the coding sequence ATGCCTAATGATGTAGACAAGTATTTGGGGCCTCACAGGAAAATTGGTCCTGACTCATATGAGTTGGCGCCATATCCCATTGTAGGGAAATGGGAGTCAGATATTAAGTTTGGTGGCGGATACAACTCATGGGGGCTGAATGAAGGGCCGCGCAGAGGAGAGGGCGGGCCGAGCAATATTCATGAAGTTGCAAAGCCAAATGTTGTTGCGGAATTCATGAATGAACAAATCCACAATCAGGCAGATATTGATGGCGACTATATTGCCCGATTCAAAAATCTCTTGGGTGATATTGGTCGGGAGCTGCAAGAAAGAAAATTGCTTGCCCAGGGCGCCAAGACACACGGAGCTGCGGACTCAGCGGTAATAGATCAACAGGTTGCTTTGGAGCTTATTGAGTCGAAAAGGCAACAGTACACATCCATTGCGCCTGATATATATGGGCTTTATGGGCAAAGTCCCTATTTTTTGATGACGTTGCTGTCGAGCCAGAAAATAAACGATTTTTTTAACAGGGATAATGGAAGTAATCCTCGCGAAAGTTTTATGGCGTTGTTCGCCCAGTTTGATCATGTGTATAAATCGGCAATGGCTCTCAAGGTGCTTGCTCTTTCCACGGATATGCTTGCGGGCAAGCTTGCCGAATTGGCGCAGCAAGTAGAGCGCATGCAAGGTGCTGCCAATGACGCAGCTGCTTATCAGCGTTTGGGCATTATCAACCAGGAGCAGGCTATACACGCTCAGCAACTGCCGCAGTTCCTCCATACCGAGTTCGTCACTGCGGCGGGTTCAGTGGCAGGTATGACGGCCTCTGAAGCGTTGAGCCACTTCAAGGAGACGCTGACAAGCATGGCCGCGTCTAAAACTGCTGAAATCAAACCTGTTTCCGCGGCCCCGCCGCTCAGCAGGGGCGGGATTACAATCAACTTTCCAGCAGAGAATCCGAAAATCAAGGCTCCTTTGAGCAAGCCTGAGCTGGAGGCGCTCAACGAGTTGGTTTACTTGCAAACTCATACGAACTTGGGAACCAAGTGGTTGAGTTATCACGATGCCTTATTGAAGGCTGAGTCGGCCAGGCATCTTGCGATAACCGGTAATTCATTTGGGGGGCTGGCTGAGCGGGCAAAGCGAATTGAACACACTATTCGTAAAGCCAATACGTTTAGTGCACCGGGTCCATCATCAGCGACAAGCCCCCTGCTTGTCACTTCGGCGGGGACTGTAGCGGTTATTGATGCAGCGGCGGTTACTCTGCAAGCGGCTGTACGTTCTGCCATTAGCGCCTTGTCCGGTTTGGTCGCGGGTACTGCTTCGGGGCTTTTGGTGGGTGTGTCTGCCTTGGTGTATTCGCCCAAGCTGGCAAATGGCGAATTGCCTGAGCGCTATGCATTTAGTACGCCGCTCTCGGATTTGGCGCCTGGGCTCAAGGATGATCTATCAACTATTGCTGCCGCCAATGGCAATGTTGATCTGCCAGTGCGTATCAGTTCTAAGACAGCTGCAGATGGGCAGTCTGAAGTTTTTGTCGCTTTGGCGGATGGCATAACTGTGCCGTCGAAAGTCAGGGTTGTAGCTGCAACGTTCAACGCCCAGCAGAATGTTTACAGCGTAACCACCGAAGATGTACCACCAAGGACGTTGACCTGGACACCCATCGTCGATCCGGGGAGTAGCTCGACTACTTCCCCTGCCGAGCAACCAGTGCCAACGGTCTACACTGGCGCCACTGTCACGCCGGTGACGGGAAGAATTGATGCCTTCCCGGGACTTGCTGAAGCGGGTTTTAATGATTTTATTACGGTATTCCCGGCGAGTTCCGGTTTACCGCCGCTGTATGTGATGTTCAGAGACCCCCGTGAGGATGCAGGGGTTGCAACGGGGATGGGGCAGCCAGTGACAGGCATTTGGTTGGGGACTGCGGCGCAGGGTGAGGGGGCTCCTGTACCGTCACAGATTGCTGATCAGCTTCGGGGGAGGGAGTTCAAGAATTTCAAGGCGTTTCGAGAGGCGTTTTGGGTAGAGGTAACGAAAGATCCGGTGCTGTCACAGCAGTTTATAGCTCCAAATAGAGCTCGAATGAGCATTGGTAAAGCAGCTAAGACCAGAAAAACTGATGCCGTGGGCAAGCGGTCCACATTTGAAATTCATCATGTCCATGAAGTCGCTAAGGGGGGAGATATTTATAATGTTGAGAATATGTTGATCTTGACCCCCAAGCGTCACTTGGATATTCATAAAGGAGCTAAATAA